ACAGACAATTACTACGATTTCTCAGGAAACTCTGGATATCCTCATGAATCACTCATTTCCGGGGAACGTGCGTGAATTGGAAAACATTGCACAACGGGCACTGGCTCTTGCCAAAGGAACGGTTTTTACTCCCGACCTATTGCCTTATGACGTACGCAATACCCCGATTGAAAATCCGCTGCAAACCCTCGAAGAAATGGAACATCGCCACATTGAAAAAGTTATGCTGGCAACGGGCGGTAACAAAACTCAAGCAGCTAAAATTCTCGGTATAGACAGAGTTTCACTCTGGAGAAAGATAAAACGGTACGATCTAGATTAAGATAAAAACTTAAAGAAGTGCCAAATCCACAACTTCTTCCAATCTACTGACAAGCCGTACTTCTATATTTTCAAGAACTTCAGGCTCGATACTACGCACTGCGTAATCACATTTTTCCGGCAGAACGACAGTCTTGATACCGGCACGGCCCGCAGCCATTACCTTTTCCCGTACCCCTCCGACAGGCAGAATTTCTCCAAGCAGAGAAATTTCTCCACTGAAAGCAACATCCTGCCGGACAGCACGGCCCGTAAGCATCGACAGAATAGCAATAGTTATGGTTATTCCCGCTGACGGGCCTTCTTTGGTCACCGCTCCGGCCGGAATATGAACGTGAATATCTGACGATTCGAAAAAGTCCGGTGCAAGACTGAACTTTTCAGCATTACTGCGAAGAAAACTTAAAGCTGTTTGCGCAGATTCCCGCAAAACTTCACCCAGCGATCCCGTAAGAATCAATTGTTTGTTTCCCTGCATTCTCGCAGCTTCAACAAATAAAATTTCTCCTCCGTTCTCTGTCCAGACCAGCCCAGTAGCCAGTCCAACCTTAGGTGAAGACTTTGCTGTAGTCGTAAAATGAGGTGGCGGCCCCATAATGTCAGGGATATCCCCAGCTTCAACCGTGACTATATCTGAATCTTCTCCACCTGCCAGCGTCTTTCGCGCCAATTTGCGACAAAGCGAAGCTATCTGTTTTTCCAAACCTCGAAGGCCGGCCTCACGAGTATAATCAATTACTAAACTTCGCACAGCTTCGGGTAGCAAATTAAAATCTTTTGGATTCAATCCATGTTGACTCAGCTGTGAAGGGATCAAAAAACGAGTGGAAATTTGCTGTTTTTCACTTAATGTATAACTTGAAAACTCGATCTCTTCCATTCTATCACGAAGCGGAGCAGGAAGACGTTCGACGATATTTGCAGTGGCAATAAAAAGAACACCTGAAAGATCAAAAGGAAGCCCCAGATAATTATCCACAAAAGAAGCATTCTGTTCAGGATCAAGCATTTCCAGTAACACGGCAGTTGCGTCACCCTGAAAATCCTGAATAACCTTATCCATCTCATCCAGCATAATAACGGGATTACGTACACCGGACTTCTGAATTCCCTGCAAAATTCTTCCTGCCATTGCTCCAACGTATGTACGTCGATGTCCCCTCAGTTCTGCTTCATCCCGCAGACCAGCCAGTGACAGACGAAAAAATTTGCGGCCCATCGCCTCGGCTATGGCCCTGCCGATAGAAGTTTTCCCTGTGCCGGGAGGGCCGGTGAAACAAAGAACAGGGCCGCGAAGACTCTGAATACGCTGATTTTTATTAAGCAGCTCCATCACATAATCACGCAATTTCGTCAGATTCACAGGTTTGCCGAGATACTGATCCGCCCCCTTCAACATAGCGGTAACAGCCGTCTTAACTGTAGCGTATCCTGTAAGCATAATAACACCGGTGTCGGGCCAGCGGCGGCGAACTTCTTGAAGAAGCTGAAGGCCGTCCATCCCTTCCATCTTCAAATCGGTCACCAAAATATCAGCGGGATCACGTTCCATCGCCTCAATGGCTTCAATGCCGTTAGCTACGGACGTTACAGCAAATCCTTCCTGTTCAAAAATTATGGAAAGATTTTCACGGGCAATGACTTCATCGTCAGCCAGTAAGATTTTAGCCTGTTGGCGACTGTGCAGGCTCTTAACCGCCAAAAATTCCAAGATACGTTCTTTGACCGGATTAAGCCCGTAATGACGCGCATCTAAAAGATCTTTTGCGCGTGTCAGGTCAAGATCATCTTTAGTAGTAACATTCCAAGGCAAGGACAGAATAAATTCAATATAATTGTGCCCAAGAGCAAATTCGGGCGAAGATTTATCTGTCTTGATTAATCTTTCACACTCATCATGGGTTACATCCAGTATGTGGTTCGGCAAAGAAGCAGATTCAATGCGCACACGCAAATCTTCCGCAAAAGGATCTTTCAGAATATCATGCACTTTTTGTCCGCCGGAACCTTTAGATTCAGGCTGTGATCCTTCATCTGTTTTTTTACGAAACCACTTCATATTCTAATTTCTCCTACCTTAAAAAATACTGCTGCAAAATGCCCTTTGAATGTCAAAATTATATAAAAAAGCTCACTAACAGTCCACTTTTTATAAGTAACATTAATCACTTGTGTTGTTAACGTTGCATTATGAAACAACTGAGACAAAATCTAAATAGCTATAAATTAATATCAAAAAATAAAGCATAAACAATTGGTATTAAAACCAATTATTAATTTAAAAGTACACTTTTTCTTTAGATTTTACATTCGGTTCATATTTTTAAGACAAAAAAGATTACCAGTCAGTTAATTCGCACTTGTGAATAAATGCACTAGTATTGCAAAAAGCAACACATGCAATTTCAAGAGGGAACAGACCCTATAAGGGATTCCCTTACATAAGCCCCGAAGACCTATTGCAAATCGCAACATGCGCGAGTGGGCAATCAATGCTATTTAATTAAATACTCTATTATTACAGTGCATTACATAGCAAAATTCACTTGGCATGACTTTTGATAGTTAAGAGAGGTGAATCAATGAACGAACAATGGGGAGGCAACATGGCTACAGTACAGAATGTAAAGTGTTTCTTAGATAGACACTACAAAACAACGGTCAATAACCAATGCAACACCTGTAGTGTAGGAACATGGGCCATCAATCGTGAACAGTCATCAAGTGATAATAAAGAAAGGAGATTTTTCTTGAAAACATTTTTGAACCGTTTCCGCACCAAACACCAGAACTCCACCGCCGCACAAGTTGAAAATGATCAAATCGTCAATACTCTCTCTGAATCTACCCGTCCGGGATGCAAAATTCTTGTCGTAAGTAAAGGATCTGCATTCTCCGGGAATGTAGTGAGCTATGCTGTCGAGATGGCAGCGAAAACCAAAAGTAGTTTAGTTGCTCTTAATCTTGATGAGCACGGCTCAAACTTTAATAATTTCCGTTCAGAATCTGAAGACAACATTGCCAGCTTCTCCGCTAAAGCCACAGAAGCAGGCCTCCTCTTTGCACATATCGTCAAAAAAGGAGCTGAAGATTCAGTCGTCGCAGAACTGCATTGTGCAGACAATGAGTTCCGTTATGTCATGGAAGATGTCGTCACAACGAAATCCACAAAACAGGCTATTCCTGTATACACGCATGCAATGCTGCGAGTGAAATAAAGGTATATTTATGACTCCCGAGATTCTTTTAGTTATGGGCGTACTCGCTTTCGCCGTCCTGCTGTTCGTCTTTGAATGGGTCAGAGTCGATGTTGTAGGTATCATAATGATGGTAATGCTACCGTTGCTTGGGCTTGTTACACCAAAACAGGCTATCAGCGGTTTAAGCAGTAACGCCGTTGTTTCTATAATTGCTGTAATTATAATCGGCGCCGGTTTGGATAAAACCGGCGTCATGAACACTATGGCGCGGCTCATATTGCGTTTTGCCGGAAAAAGCGAAATGCGGATTATGACAATGATATCCGGAACTGTTGCCGTCATTTCAGGATTTATGCAGAACATCGGCGCTGCGGCGCTGTTTATGCCGGCTGCTAAGCGTATTGGGAATCAGACAGGCGTCCCTGTCGGGCGTTTGCTTATGCCCATGGGATTCTGCGCTATTATCGGCGGATGTTTGACTCTTGTCGGTTCCAGTCCTCTGATTCTGCTAAATGACCTTATGGTCGTCGGCGGAAAGCACTATGAACCGTTCGGTTTATTCGGAGTTACTCCGATTGGCCTTCTATTAATTGCCGCCGCCCTTGCTTATTTCATCCTTTTCGGACGTTTCATACTGCCAAATAAAAATGTCGACGAAATTTCAGGACCGATGTCCACCCTTCTCACCAACACTTACGGTGGAATCGGCTCATTATTTGAATTGCACGTTCCTGAAACATGGACAAATGAAAATAACCTGATGGCTCTTGAACTGCGCCCGATTTATTTCTCAACAGTAGTCGCAATTGCCAGAAATAAAGGAACATCACATCTATTCGCTCCCGACGCTCTGGAAGGTATCCAGCCCGGTGATCATTTAGCAGTGGTAGGACCGCAGGAATTCGTTGAAAGTATGGCGGAAGATTTTGGGTGGGCGATGCAGTCGGAACTAACATCCTTCGCAGAAGAACTCTCCCCCAACAATGCCGGAATTATGGAAGGGATTGTTACGCCGCGTTCTGAACTTGTCGGACAGACTTTGTCAGAATTGCGCATACGTGACCGCTTTAAAGTTTCTCCTTTAGCCATATTTCGCGGAGAAAAGTTATTTGTCAGTGGACTTACCAGCATAAAAATTGAATCAGGCGATGCATTACTACTGCATGGTCGCTGGGAAATGTTCCATCTGCTGAAAGACAGACCGGACTTTGTCTTCACTGAAGAAGTAAAAGGCGAAGTGCTCCGCACTGAAAAAGCTAAAATTGCTGTAATGTGGCTGTTAGTTGCTCTTACACTTGCTTTAGGTTTTCATGTTCAGCTTTCCATATCCCTGCTCGCTGGAGCACTTGGAATGGTTTTGACAAAAGTGCTCAGTATTGATGAAGCATACCAATCGGTAGACTGGATGACGGTCTTCCTGCTCGGTGGACTTATTCCTTTAGGAATGGCCTTTGAAAATACCGGAGCGGCAAAATACATTGCAGATGCCCTCATGGTGGCACTTGGACATCCAACCCCTTTGGTTCTGCTAACTGCGATAGGAATTCTGACTTCATTTTTCACTTTAGTGGCCTCCAATGTAGGTGCAACAGTCCTACTGGTTCCACTATCAATGAACATGGCCCTCAGCGCCGGAGTTGATCCGCGAATTGCCGCTTTAACAGTTGCTGTCGCTGCTTCAAATACTTTTATCCTACCGACTCATCAGGTTAACGCACTGATAATGCGCCCCGGTGGTTACAAAACAATTGATTATGTCCGCGCAGGAGCGGGAATGACCGTTGTTTATATGGTGGTTATGATCTCGGCTTTAATGCTTCTTTACTAAGTTGACCGGATTAAACGCCAAGGAGAAAATTTCTCCTTGGCGTTTTTGCGTGAAAAAATAAAGACGACACATAAAAAGGAGAATTTAATGCAGCCTTCAATTATGCAGGCATTTGGTAGCAACTTTCTTGGTGCTGCTCCCAAATGGTACAAGATAATTATTTTACTTTTTTTAGTTCTCAACCCGTGCCTTATGTTTACAGCAGGGCCTTTTGTAGCCGGCTGGGCACTTATTGCAGAATTCATTTTCACACTGGCTATGGCACTGAAATGCTATCCTCTGCCTGCCGGTGGACTACTCGCATTTGAAGCTGTCTTTTTAGGTATGACTTCAACCGAAACTATTTATCATGAAGCTCTCAAAAATTTTGAAGTAATACTGCTGCTGATTTTCATGGTCGCAGGAATTTATTTCATGAAGGACTTTCTACAATTCACCTTCACTCGCATTCTTGTGAGAGTTCAGTCAAAAATCACTATATCCGTTCTGTTCTGTCTGGCTGGCGCAGTCTTATCTGCATTCCTTGATGCCCTTACAGTTACGGCCGTAATTATCGCAGTAGCTTATGGATTTTATAACATTTACCATAGATTTGCTTCAGGCAAAACACTGCATTGCGATCATGACCTCTGCTGTGACAAAGCCGCTGCCAAAAACCGTGAAGACTTGCAGGAATTCAGAGCATTCTTACGCAATCTTATGATGCATGGCGCTGTGGGTACAGCTCTCGGCGGGGTTTGCACACTTGTAGGGGAACCACAGAATCTACTCATCGGCGGCGAAATGGGCTGGCACTTTGTAGAATTTTTCCTCAAAATGATGCCTGTATCAATGCCTGTATTAGTAACGGGATTGCTGACTTGCGTCACAGTAGAATATTTTCATCTGTTCACATACGGTGCTAAATTACCGGGAAATATTCGTTCACATTTGCTTGAAACGGCAATTCAAATGGAAGAAAAACAAGGAACAAAAGGTAAAGTAAGATTAATTGTTCAAGCCATGGCAGGCATCTGGCTCGTCGTTGCGCTGGCCTTGCATCTTGCCGCTGTCGGTATCGTCGGACTGTCAGTAATTATTTTGCTAACATCCATGAACGGCATCATTGAAGAACATCACTTAGGTAAAGCCTTTGAAGAAGCATTACCATTTACAGCTCTTCTCGTAGTATTCTTCTCCGTTGTCGCTGTAATCCACGACCAAGGCCTTTTCCACCCTATCATCAATTATGTCCTCAGCTTACACGGACAAAGCCAGCTTGTAGCATATTACATTGCCAACGGATTGCTTTCAGCTATTTCTGATAATGTATTTGTTGCGACAGTATACATATCTGAAACAAAAATTCATTTCGTCAACCTGCTCGGAGCCATACCTAACATAGGAATGACCGGACAAGCTCTGATGGACAAACTCACCGATCCACACTTTGCAAGAGCTGACGTTGTTGCAGGCTTGCCACAAGCAGCAGCAACTCAAGCACTCGATATAATGAAAAATCTGGATAAACTCGCAGTAGCAATCAACACTGGAACCAATATCCCAAGTGTTGCTACTCCAAACGGTCAAGCAGCATTCCTGTTCCTGCTGACCTCAGCCTTAGCACCTGTCATACGACTGTCATACGGCCGGATGGTGCTTCTGGCCTTACCGTACACCATTACCATGTCAATCATGGGCCTCGTAGCTGTTAACTACTTCTTGTAGTAATCAGCAATGCTGCTATTGAATCTGGCAGCATCCCCGTCCTCGTAGATGACTTCCAACTTCTACGGGGGCGGGGTAAATATTATATGATCCACAAAAGACAACTACGCCATTTCTTCATAAATCTTTTGCCGGAGTCCAGCACTATACTCCAACACTCCGACTTTGCCATCAATGAAGTCATAAAGACGAGGCCTTTTGCCATCAGCAGGTCTTAGAATCCTACCGATAATTTGCACAAGCCTTCCCTTTGATTTAATAGGAGAGCAAAGAAAAAGAGTCGATAAACCAGAGCAATCAAAACCCTCACCTATCAAAGAAGCAGTGCTTGCCAGAACTTTGATCTTTCCTGCGTTGAGATCCTCAACAATTGTACAGCGCTCCTTTGTCGGAGTCTTTCCAGTCAATACGGCCACCTTTATACCCTGCTCCTCAAGGATACCAGCCAGAGAAAAAAGATGCGCGGTCCTGTCTGCAACGAGCAGCAAAGTTCCATTATCATGATCAACTTCTTCCTCCACAAGCGTAGCTATAAGCTTATTGCGATTCCAGTCCTCGGCAAGGGCAGTCATCATAAGAGGATATTCGTTTGAAGGGTCCCCCGCAAAAGAAAAGGCTGTATTCACGGTAAGTATTTCCGGCTTGAGTATGGCCCCGGTATCCCGAAGCAAATCAGGGTTAACCCGGTGAACCACATTTCCAAGAGTCAAATTTATTATTCGGTCAAGCCCGTCATTTCGGTACGGCGTGGCGGAGAGTCCGGTTAAAAATTTTGCATCAAAGCTGGTGACTACTTCTTGAAAAGTACTGGCCGGTGCCCGGTGGCACTCATCAACCACAATATGACCGAATGCCGGGATCAATTTATCCAAACGATTACGGGCAGTCTGGATAGTGGCCACGGTAAAGGGCTGAATGTCAAACTTCCCATTACCGACTTGTCCGGGCTCTATCCCCAGGAACTGACGCCCTCTTTCCACCCATTGTAATAATAATTCCTTGGTATGAACAAGTACAAGGCAAGGTTGCTTGCGCTCAACAATCAAAGCCAATGCCATAACTGTTTTCCCTGCACCGGTTCCTGCTTCCAGAATACCTTGTGAAAACCCGCAAAAAGATTGTAATGCTTGTGACTGATAGGGTCTCAGTTCTCCTTTAAAGACAAAGTCCACAGGCTCAAGTTCCCGCCTGTTGTCTTCATATATAATTTCTTCACCTGCGGCTTTAATAAGCTGGTGCAGTTCAAGCCCATAACCGCGCGGACAATGCAGCCGCCCCTTACGGTCTCCTGAAAACATCTTTATATACTTCGCAATACGCCTAGCATTGCGCCCGTACTTCAAGGCGTTGACATACTCAGGATTCATCAGAGTCAAAGATTCTTTGACCTTACCCACCAAGTCAGCAGGAGTGCCGACCAAGGTCAGGTCTTTTGATATATAAATCTGCATAAAAGCTCCTATCGTAACTCAATCCATGTAGTGCCGAAAATACGACCTTCAATAGCTATAACCTTCCTGACCTGATCAGCATAAAGGTAAACCTTATCTTTGTTGGCACTCTTAACCTTTGGGACAGTAAACCCAATATCCAGATCTCCAATG
The nucleotide sequence above comes from Maridesulfovibrio ferrireducens. Encoded proteins:
- a CDS encoding S16 family serine protease, yielding MKWFRKKTDEGSQPESKGSGGQKVHDILKDPFAEDLRVRIESASLPNHILDVTHDECERLIKTDKSSPEFALGHNYIEFILSLPWNVTTKDDLDLTRAKDLLDARHYGLNPVKERILEFLAVKSLHSRQQAKILLADDEVIARENLSIIFEQEGFAVTSVANGIEAIEAMERDPADILVTDLKMEGMDGLQLLQEVRRRWPDTGVIMLTGYATVKTAVTAMLKGADQYLGKPVNLTKLRDYVMELLNKNQRIQSLRGPVLCFTGPPGTGKTSIGRAIAEAMGRKFFRLSLAGLRDEAELRGHRRTYVGAMAGRILQGIQKSGVRNPVIMLDEMDKVIQDFQGDATAVLLEMLDPEQNASFVDNYLGLPFDLSGVLFIATANIVERLPAPLRDRMEEIEFSSYTLSEKQQISTRFLIPSQLSQHGLNPKDFNLLPEAVRSLVIDYTREAGLRGLEKQIASLCRKLARKTLAGGEDSDIVTVEAGDIPDIMGPPPHFTTTAKSSPKVGLATGLVWTENGGEILFVEAARMQGNKQLILTGSLGEVLRESAQTALSFLRSNAEKFSLAPDFFESSDIHVHIPAGAVTKEGPSAGITITIAILSMLTGRAVRQDVAFSGEISLLGEILPVGGVREKVMAAGRAGIKTVVLPEKCDYAVRSIEPEVLENIEVRLVSRLEEVVDLALL
- a CDS encoding SLC13 family permease; the protein is MTPEILLVMGVLAFAVLLFVFEWVRVDVVGIIMMVMLPLLGLVTPKQAISGLSSNAVVSIIAVIIIGAGLDKTGVMNTMARLILRFAGKSEMRIMTMISGTVAVISGFMQNIGAAALFMPAAKRIGNQTGVPVGRLLMPMGFCAIIGGCLTLVGSSPLILLNDLMVVGGKHYEPFGLFGVTPIGLLLIAAALAYFILFGRFILPNKNVDEISGPMSTLLTNTYGGIGSLFELHVPETWTNENNLMALELRPIYFSTVVAIARNKGTSHLFAPDALEGIQPGDHLAVVGPQEFVESMAEDFGWAMQSELTSFAEELSPNNAGIMEGIVTPRSELVGQTLSELRIRDRFKVSPLAIFRGEKLFVSGLTSIKIESGDALLLHGRWEMFHLLKDRPDFVFTEEVKGEVLRTEKAKIAVMWLLVALTLALGFHVQLSISLLAGALGMVLTKVLSIDEAYQSVDWMTVFLLGGLIPLGMAFENTGAAKYIADALMVALGHPTPLVLLTAIGILTSFFTLVASNVGATVLLVPLSMNMALSAGVDPRIAALTVAVAASNTFILPTHQVNALIMRPGGYKTIDYVRAGAGMTVVYMVVMISALMLLY
- the nhaB gene encoding sodium/proton antiporter NhaB, with amino-acid sequence MQPSIMQAFGSNFLGAAPKWYKIIILLFLVLNPCLMFTAGPFVAGWALIAEFIFTLAMALKCYPLPAGGLLAFEAVFLGMTSTETIYHEALKNFEVILLLIFMVAGIYFMKDFLQFTFTRILVRVQSKITISVLFCLAGAVLSAFLDALTVTAVIIAVAYGFYNIYHRFASGKTLHCDHDLCCDKAAAKNREDLQEFRAFLRNLMMHGAVGTALGGVCTLVGEPQNLLIGGEMGWHFVEFFLKMMPVSMPVLVTGLLTCVTVEYFHLFTYGAKLPGNIRSHLLETAIQMEEKQGTKGKVRLIVQAMAGIWLVVALALHLAAVGIVGLSVIILLTSMNGIIEEHHLGKAFEEALPFTALLVVFFSVVAVIHDQGLFHPIINYVLSLHGQSQLVAYYIANGLLSAISDNVFVATVYISETKIHFVNLLGAIPNIGMTGQALMDKLTDPHFARADVVAGLPQAAATQALDIMKNLDKLAVAINTGTNIPSVATPNGQAAFLFLLTSALAPVIRLSYGRMVLLALPYTITMSIMGLVAVNYFL
- a CDS encoding DEAD/DEAH box helicase: MQIYISKDLTLVGTPADLVGKVKESLTLMNPEYVNALKYGRNARRIAKYIKMFSGDRKGRLHCPRGYGLELHQLIKAAGEEIIYEDNRRELEPVDFVFKGELRPYQSQALQSFCGFSQGILEAGTGAGKTVMALALIVERKQPCLVLVHTKELLLQWVERGRQFLGIEPGQVGNGKFDIQPFTVATIQTARNRLDKLIPAFGHIVVDECHRAPASTFQEVVTSFDAKFLTGLSATPYRNDGLDRIINLTLGNVVHRVNPDLLRDTGAILKPEILTVNTAFSFAGDPSNEYPLMMTALAEDWNRNKLIATLVEEEVDHDNGTLLLVADRTAHLFSLAGILEEQGIKVAVLTGKTPTKERCTIVEDLNAGKIKVLASTASLIGEGFDCSGLSTLFLCSPIKSKGRLVQIIGRILRPADGKRPRLYDFIDGKVGVLEYSAGLRQKIYEEMA